One Thermococcus sp. EP1 DNA window includes the following coding sequences:
- a CDS encoding cyclic 2,3-diphosphoglycerate synthase: MAEKKRKRVVILGAAGRDFHNFNTFFRDNPEYEVVAFTATQIPDIEGRVYPPELAGELYPNGIPIWSEDDLEKIIKEHDIDIVVFAYSDVSHEHVMHLASRAHSAGADFWLLGPKSTMIKSTKPVVAVTAVRTGCGKSQTSRKVAQLLQEMGYKVVAIRHPMPYGDLRKQIVQRFASYEDLDKHECTIEEREEYEPYIDRGMVVYAGVDYEKILREAEKEADIILWDGGNNDFPFYVPDLWIVVTDPHRPGHELKYHPGETNFRAADVIIINKIDTANRDDIQKVRESIEKVNPNAIVIDGASPLYVDKPELIKGKRVLVVEDGPTLTHGGMRYGAGYIAAKKFGAKEIIDPRPYAVGSIVDTYKKYNHLDVILPAMGYGAKQIKELEETINRADADVVVIGTPIDLRRVMKLNKPAVRVRYELEEIGEPKLRDILKEFVEKHVKKE; this comes from the coding sequence ATGGCCGAAAAGAAAAGAAAAAGAGTAGTTATTCTCGGAGCAGCTGGAAGAGATTTCCATAATTTCAACACATTTTTCAGGGACAATCCCGAATACGAGGTAGTTGCATTTACTGCAACTCAAATTCCCGATATTGAAGGAAGAGTTTATCCCCCCGAACTTGCTGGAGAACTTTATCCCAATGGAATTCCAATATGGAGTGAAGATGACTTAGAAAAAATTATCAAGGAGCATGATATAGATATTGTAGTATTTGCTTATTCTGATGTTTCACATGAGCACGTGATGCACCTTGCGAGCAGGGCCCATTCAGCAGGAGCCGATTTCTGGCTTTTGGGTCCAAAGAGCACCATGATAAAGAGCACAAAACCTGTTGTGGCCGTCACAGCTGTAAGAACTGGATGTGGGAAGAGTCAAACCTCAAGAAAAGTTGCTCAATTACTTCAAGAGATGGGCTACAAAGTAGTTGCTATAAGACACCCAATGCCCTATGGTGACTTAAGAAAGCAGATCGTTCAGAGATTTGCATCATATGAAGACCTCGATAAACACGAATGTACCATCGAAGAAAGAGAAGAATATGAACCATACATCGACAGGGGAATGGTTGTCTATGCTGGTGTAGACTACGAGAAGATCCTCCGTGAAGCCGAAAAAGAAGCTGACATAATCCTCTGGGATGGCGGAAACAATGACTTCCCATTCTATGTTCCAGATCTCTGGATAGTTGTAACTGATCCACACAGGCCTGGACACGAGCTCAAGTACCACCCAGGCGAAACCAACTTCAGAGCTGCCGATGTTATAATAATCAACAAGATTGACACTGCCAACAGAGATGACATCCAAAAGGTTCGCGAAAGTATCGAAAAAGTTAACCCCAATGCTATCGTCATTGATGGTGCTTCACCACTCTATGTTGATAAACCCGAGCTCATTAAGGGTAAGCGTGTTCTTGTTGTTGAAGACGGACCAACACTTACCCACGGTGGAATGAGATACGGTGCTGGTTACATTGCAGCTAAAAAGTTCGGAGCAAAAGAAATAATTGATCCAAGGCCTTATGCAGTCGGTTCAATTGTCGACACATACAAGAAGTACAACCATCTAGACGTCATTCTCCCAGCCATGGGTTATGGCGCCAAACAAATCAAAGAACTTGAAGAAACCATTAACAGAGCCGATGCTGACGTAGTTGTGATAGGGACCCCAATTGATCTCAGACGCGTTATGAAACTCAATAAACCAGCTGTCAGAGTTAGGTATGAGCTCGAAGAAATCGGGGAACCAAAGCTCAGGGACATCCTCAAAGAATTTGTCGAAAAGCACGTTAAGAAGGAGTGA
- a CDS encoding DUF4157 domain-containing protein, translating into MKNKQVVGIFIILFFLAAFLYHNYSYPSEEAQKVLKIALNISREVEEIRELPFKGDPEIKVLTREEALKKWGPSKRDYENIKKWELIYKMTLLVPLEYNLTKTRTKETASWIAVTSGDKVYIISENFFRTGATSQRVLAHEFTHILQKQYFNPQYPETLDGSLAVKALVEGDADLTADIYCKIHGIKIEKITSFYLADPPLNFGYFPYVFGDHFVEYLYSVGGWNLVNNAYSNPPQTTQQIMHPELYLNKTLPRKLDIDIDESYKILHVDRLGEFYFYLIMITNGVNPDSALTITRAWNGDLIILAENSTHYVLIWKSSWRNEESANEMYKLFLEKARKTEVLKVQITLDGDILTLRSILPKQ; encoded by the coding sequence ATGAAAAACAAGCAAGTTGTTGGGATTTTTATAATACTCTTTTTCCTTGCCGCTTTCTTATATCATAACTATTCTTATCCAAGTGAGGAAGCACAAAAAGTTCTTAAAATTGCCCTTAATATCTCTAGAGAAGTTGAGGAAATCAGAGAACTTCCTTTTAAAGGAGATCCAGAAATAAAAGTTCTCACTCGAGAAGAGGCACTTAAAAAATGGGGCCCAAGCAAAAGAGACTATGAAAATATCAAAAAATGGGAACTCATTTATAAAATGACTCTATTAGTCCCTCTAGAATACAATTTAACAAAAACTCGAACTAAAGAAACGGCCTCTTGGATAGCCGTAACTTCGGGCGACAAGGTTTATATTATTTCAGAGAATTTCTTCAGAACAGGAGCCACTTCCCAAAGGGTTTTGGCACATGAATTTACCCATATTCTTCAGAAGCAATACTTTAATCCACAGTATCCCGAAACACTAGATGGGAGTTTAGCTGTCAAGGCTTTAGTAGAAGGAGATGCAGATTTAACCGCAGACATATATTGCAAAATACATGGTATTAAAATAGAAAAAATAACATCCTTTTATTTAGCAGATCCTCCACTAAATTTTGGCTACTTCCCCTATGTTTTTGGAGATCATTTTGTTGAGTATCTTTATTCCGTAGGTGGATGGAACCTTGTTAACAATGCTTACTCAAATCCCCCTCAAACAACTCAGCAAATAATGCATCCTGAGCTCTATTTAAATAAAACTCTCCCTAGAAAACTAGATATTGACATCGATGAAAGTTACAAAATACTCCATGTAGATAGGCTAGGGGAATTTTACTTTTATCTCATTATGATAACAAATGGGGTAAATCCAGACAGCGCTTTGACAATTACACGGGCTTGGAACGGAGATCTTATTATCCTAGCAGAAAATTCCACCCATTACGTACTTATCTGGAAAAGCTCTTGGAGAAATGAAGAGAGCGCAAATGAGATGTACAAATTATTCCTAGAGAAAGCCAGAAAAACTGAAGTTCTAAAGGTTCAAATTACGCTGGATGGAGATATACTTACACTGAGAAGTATACTCCCAAAACAGTGA
- the psmB gene encoding archaeal proteasome endopeptidase complex subunit beta, translating into MEKKTGTTTVGIKLKDGVVLAADTQASLDHMVETLNIKKILPITDKIAITTAGSVGDLQALARMLEAEARYYQFTWGKPMTAKAMANLLSNILNESKWFPYLVQIIIGGYVEEPTLANLDPLGGLIFDNYTATGSGSPFAIAILEDGYKENISLKKARELAIKAVRTAGKRDVYTGERKIQVVTITKEGMKEEFVEFKE; encoded by the coding sequence ATGGAAAAGAAAACTGGGACAACAACGGTTGGAATTAAACTAAAGGATGGAGTAGTGTTAGCTGCAGATACTCAGGCTTCTCTCGATCACATGGTAGAAACTCTTAATATAAAGAAAATTCTCCCTATAACCGACAAAATTGCCATAACAACCGCAGGGAGTGTAGGAGACTTACAAGCCTTAGCCAGAATGCTTGAAGCTGAAGCAAGATACTACCAATTCACATGGGGAAAACCAATGACAGCCAAGGCCATGGCGAATCTTCTCAGCAACATACTTAACGAAAGCAAATGGTTCCCATATCTGGTTCAGATCATAATTGGCGGTTATGTGGAAGAACCAACCTTAGCTAACTTAGACCCCTTAGGAGGTTTAATCTTCGATAATTATACCGCCACAGGATCTGGAAGCCCATTTGCCATAGCAATCCTCGAAGATGGATACAAGGAGAATATAAGTCTCAAAAAGGCTCGTGAACTTGCAATAAAGGCTGTTAGAACAGCAGGTAAGAGAGATGTGTACACTGGTGAAAGGAAAATACAAGTGGTTACAATAACAAAAGAAGGTATGAAAGAGGAATTTGTAGAATTTAAAGAGTGA